From a region of the Methylomonas rapida genome:
- a CDS encoding hybrid sensor histidine kinase/response regulator, with protein MNGGRIHAWLLAAFLLLALAPLLGGGWYFLHIYENALRETVANNLVQITNKKYDQIDRFFQERYNDITLLANRTSVQNAILELSQLWQAQGPHSPSYQRLSESLDKSMLSFLESGDYYDLLLIDKGGNVLYSVAREADFATNLFSGPYRDTHFAEDVETALNLLQTGQTIFAPYAPSQDKEASFLISPVLHDGKPIGVVALQFNWDRLASVATDRTGLGTSGETVLAQKDGDFVLYTSPLQHIENAAFRYRIPFAEVAVPMKHALSGQSGYSVMIADYARQSTVSAWRYLPALRWGMVVKIDTDEALAPLRRMQQLTVAVLFVLTCAISLLAIYFSRIMTKPLINLIAATQQMTRKNFNIKATPTGPRELRELAAAFNQMSARLAELYTGLEIKVRERDNEILARKQAEAALIEARDAAEAANRAKSVFLANMSHELRTPLNAILGFAQILRRDPSLTDEQHSKLETINRSGSHLLALINDVLEISRIEAGRTEVQNEVFSLTEMLTSAEDMIRLRAESKGLHFASLRDGELPRYVVGDAHHLRQILLNLLSNAVKYTAQGSVRLHVQAEGDNIRFEVSDTGAGIAEADLPRIFQAFYQTEKGAAQGEGTGLGLTISREFVRLMGGTIDVSSEPGKGSTFVFTVPLPEAEAPALSAPPSQVIGLAPDQPTVRVLVAEDNNDNRELIRLLLSNIGFEVKTVENGQQAVDCFQTWRPWFIWMDMRMPVMNGYEATKAIRALPGGNKVKIAALTASAFREDKDGILAAGCDDMLAKPVDEQKLLKVMGDQLGLRYRYADEVSGNASELPRSNGALDLSTLSPELRAELAEAAELLDAEKIKAILAHLQPEHPEIAKAIRIWTEVYRFDLVAKLCRNGQAQPE; from the coding sequence TGAAAATGCGCTGCGGGAAACCGTCGCCAATAACCTGGTGCAAATCACCAACAAGAAATACGACCAAATCGACCGTTTTTTCCAGGAACGTTATAACGACATAACACTGCTCGCCAATCGAACCTCCGTTCAAAATGCGATCCTGGAATTGAGCCAGCTTTGGCAAGCCCAAGGTCCGCACAGCCCTTCCTATCAACGGCTCAGCGAAAGTCTGGACAAATCCATGCTGTCTTTTCTGGAATCGGGAGATTATTACGATTTACTGTTGATCGATAAGGGCGGCAATGTCCTGTATTCGGTGGCGCGTGAAGCCGATTTCGCCACCAATTTGTTTAGCGGACCTTACAGAGACACTCACTTTGCCGAAGACGTCGAAACGGCGCTGAATTTGCTGCAAACCGGCCAAACGATATTCGCGCCTTACGCGCCTTCGCAAGACAAGGAAGCCAGTTTTCTGATCAGCCCGGTATTGCACGATGGCAAACCCATCGGGGTCGTAGCCTTGCAATTCAACTGGGACAGACTGGCGTCGGTAGCCACCGATCGCACCGGTCTCGGGACTAGCGGAGAAACGGTGCTGGCACAGAAGGACGGCGATTTTGTGCTGTACACCTCGCCGCTTCAACACATCGAAAACGCCGCCTTCCGCTACCGGATTCCGTTCGCCGAAGTAGCCGTTCCGATGAAACACGCCTTGAGCGGACAGTCGGGATACAGCGTGATGATTGCCGACTACGCCCGCCAATCGACCGTATCCGCCTGGCGTTATCTGCCCGCGTTACGCTGGGGCATGGTGGTCAAAATCGACACGGACGAGGCCCTTGCCCCCTTGCGGCGCATGCAACAGCTCACGGTTGCGGTCTTGTTTGTCTTGACCTGCGCGATCAGTCTATTGGCAATTTATTTCAGCCGAATCATGACAAAACCGTTGATAAATCTGATCGCGGCCACCCAGCAGATGACGCGCAAAAACTTCAACATCAAAGCCACGCCCACGGGACCGCGGGAATTACGTGAACTCGCCGCCGCTTTCAATCAGATGAGCGCCCGGCTGGCGGAACTCTATACCGGCCTGGAGATCAAGGTGCGTGAGCGCGACAACGAGATCCTGGCGCGCAAACAGGCGGAGGCGGCTCTCATCGAGGCCAGGGACGCTGCCGAAGCGGCCAACCGCGCCAAGAGCGTGTTCCTGGCGAACATGTCGCACGAATTACGCACGCCGTTGAACGCCATTTTAGGCTTTGCCCAGATTCTCCGGCGCGACCCCTCACTGACCGACGAGCAGCACAGCAAGCTGGAAACCATAAACCGCAGCGGTAGTCATCTGCTGGCGTTGATCAACGATGTACTGGAAATTTCCCGCATCGAAGCAGGACGCACCGAAGTCCAAAACGAAGTGTTTTCGCTGACCGAAATGCTGACGTCGGCCGAAGACATGATTCGGCTGCGCGCCGAGTCGAAAGGTTTGCACTTCGCCAGCCTGCGCGATGGCGAACTGCCACGCTATGTCGTCGGCGATGCCCACCATTTACGTCAAATCCTGTTGAATCTGCTGAGCAATGCGGTCAAATATACTGCGCAAGGATCGGTCAGGCTGCATGTGCAGGCAGAAGGCGACAATATTCGATTCGAAGTGTCCGATACCGGCGCGGGCATTGCCGAAGCAGACTTGCCGCGCATCTTCCAGGCGTTTTACCAAACCGAAAAGGGCGCCGCCCAAGGCGAAGGCACAGGACTCGGCCTGACCATCAGCCGCGAATTCGTGCGCTTGATGGGCGGCACGATCGACGTCAGCAGTGAGCCGGGCAAAGGCAGTACCTTTGTATTCACGGTACCGTTGCCGGAGGCCGAGGCGCCCGCGCTTTCCGCCCCACCCAGTCAGGTCATCGGCTTGGCGCCCGACCAGCCGACGGTCAGGGTACTGGTGGCCGAAGACAATAATGACAATCGCGAATTGATCAGGCTGTTGTTGAGCAATATCGGGTTTGAGGTCAAAACCGTCGAAAACGGACAACAAGCGGTGGATTGTTTCCAGACCTGGCGCCCCTGGTTCATCTGGATGGATATGCGCATGCCGGTCATGAACGGTTACGAGGCCACCAAAGCCATCCGCGCCCTGCCCGGCGGCAACAAAGTCAAAATTGCCGCGCTGACGGCCAGCGCCTTCCGTGAAGACAAAGACGGCATTCTAGCCGCCGGTTGCGACGACATGCTGGCCAAACCCGTGGATGAACAAAAACTATTGAAAGTCATGGGGGACCAACTCGGATTGCGTTACCGTTATGCGGACGAAGTCAGTGGCAACGCCAGCGAATTGCCCCGTTCGAACGGGGCCCTGGACCTGTCAACGTTAAGCCCCGAATTACGCGCCGAATTGGCGGAAGCCGCGGAGCTGCTTGACGCCGAGAAGATTAAGGCCATCTTGGCGCATTTGCA